The Humulus lupulus chromosome 7, drHumLupu1.1, whole genome shotgun sequence region ttacatgtcaGCGTATCCCTGAAATCCCGAACActtaatataatcgtgcatgatcagacatcgtATGTCCGAATATCCTTGAGGATCCATGATTagttttacctattgattagactataccttaggataaattgtaataattataattagtgTGGGACAGGTCACACTAGGGATCTCATTCACGTGATGACCCAATGCCCATCCGATCCATAGATTTTTCTatataaatactaagaccttgaatagagaaaaaaaaaagaagttgttatgtaatacaaaaactctgccaaaatttaGAGAGACAAAgagtaataatacagactcgtggactatgtggattttaacctctgaagCACGTAAAAAGACGAGTGCTCTTAATATTTCTTTTCTAGCGTTTTTAagcatcattttcttattacaatttattattaagcactaatccatcccagctattttcataattcgtTGTTGGCAAAAAGCCGCGTCAacaaatataattgataaatatccatttttaagttagttttaaaagtatattccgttaATGTTAaaaaaacaaaccgttaaaataaaaaatttctgttatctacacactttttatataaaagagatatttttctttccaaatatatatattttaatttatttgaccAATACACAATATATTATGAATCATATTTAATGATTACTTCAATTTATTCAATAATTGTAATCAATTTGATAAGtgataaaaaaatagatttttttgcataaaatactaatttttgctaaaatattatatttttacggtcaaatatttttttttctttcaattttacagttttaaggaaatttttacattttcacgattttgtcttttttcttttttgtgttttcaaattatttttaggtttttttgttgatgtttagttAGTCTAGTAAGTTATTTTTAAgttgttttttaattatttttcttaaaaaaaagtattttcgTAATTATGAAACTTAGAAAATtgcatttttgaaaaaaaaaatagaaaccataaaaaagtaataaaaataaaaaaaatatatttatttaagaaaaaatctctaaaaaaaatcgTGACAATTTACTATTTAAAATCAACAgtaataaaaataacataatttaaaataattaacgTGAAGATTATATTAAAGAAACTGTTTATATAttttacatattttaatttataaactaTTTCTATCATTACAGACCATGTGGAATCAATCGCTGGCTTGTAGTTACAAATAATATATGTATTGCtaagaaataaaaattaaagtGAATATACAAATCATTCTAAGATAAgaataaatcatatatatttatttttattcagaTATAATTATTTCAAATAGTAATTTTCGACCGATTGATAAAAGACAATTTTGTTTATGTCCATAACTATAGATTGACACATGTATCTCAAGCACAACTCAAAATTTGATTGAGTGATTGAAACACCTTTTTTCCGTGTaaattagataataataaaaaaaattcaagactTTTTTAGTTAAGATATTAACAAACATGAGATGATTTCTCTTGGAGATAAATTCAGTTGGATATATAGCCGATTGTtgagtgtgattaaattgaacAGAACAGATGAAATTTGTGATTTGTCCCCATGCAATACAAAATCCAAAAAGATAAGTAAGAAAATAAGTTAAGAGTATGGGAACGACGATAAGGCCGCTGTGCCCTCTACGGTCCGAACGGATGGCAACATTTGTACGGAGATTGAGTCACTGCGAGGCGAGATTTTGGAACAGCTTCCGATGAATTAGACACCATCCAAATTGGGATTTGGCATATTTCGTAAATATGTCAAAACCTCAAGTCCTTTTCTTTATGCTCTTGGCAAAAGTCAAGGGCATTATGGTATCTTTATCCACAACCACGACCCCTCACGTGACTGACCTTTGCCCTCTTACAATTCTCTCCCGCCACGTGTCACTCTTAATCCTTTCCCCTTCTAACCAGCCGTCGGGCCCACCTCTCATATCGGTCTTATCCTAATTACGTGTTGGTCGATCCACTTGCCACGTCCTTACAGAGCCCTCGGATTAATCCAACGGTTACCGATCGTTCCAGATCCCAAAACTTGCTCGACCTTTAACGCCCACAACCCCTCGAACTCCCCCATTAAATATCTCTGCTACTCTTTGTAGTTCTCTCCTCTATTCTGGGTATCACTCTTCACAGAGCTCGAGATCTCTTTTAGGGTATCAGCCGCTTTTTCGGTCTCTCAGTCTCTTCTTGCTAACTTACGCTACCCCTATGGGCTTACTCGACCAGCTTTGGGATGACACCGTCGCCGGACCTCGTCCGGAGAACGGTCTCGGAAAGCTTCGAAAGTATTCCACCTTCAGTTTCCGGTCTAACTCTGGCAAGGGTACGGCCGAGTTGGTGCTTATTAGAACAAGATCTTAAtaagttataataataatattaatactaataataataatgatcgGACGGCTTAGATCTACTGTCATCTCAATATATTTGCATGTTTTAGTGATCTATTAAGTAGTtttttaattagaaaaatatttaatattggCTTTAATGGAAACTATATATTCCAGTACAAGTTGAATTTTGTTAGATTAATAATTGGTGTTTTTAATCTGATCAGGATCTGACGGTGGAAACGTGAGATCGTACGGTGAGGATCAGCCGGAGGAGCCGACGAGAGTTACACGGAGTATCATGATAGTAAGACCACCAGGGAGCCTGAGCGGCTCTCCTCCGGTTTCGCCAGCTGGGTCAACTCCTCCAGTGTCGCCGTTTTCTGGTGAGTTTGATGAAATGACGGAATTGCCCCTGTTCTATTTACTTGGAAGACTATTTCTCTCCATTCTTTAGGGGAGTGCATAGTGTGTAGTGTACACAGTCTCTGGAACACACACGAGTTTTGTCATTTTGTGATGTTATCTACTTTTAAGTGGATAATAGTGTAGTGTTAGGAGGATgcatataataatgataataatacttttctaaaatgacgattttacccttgttGTTGACGTGCTACACTCTTAAACTATCTCTTAAACTATATGCATGCTTGcttgctttcttttatttttaattaagcatgataatttatatgtttatgctCATTTTGGTTTGATACGGAATATATTGGTTTGATTCGAATCACTTGTTTTTAACTGGGACCCGCGTATACATTTAAAGTGTTTATAATTTATGGTCTGAAAAATCAAAATTTGTTTTAATTGGGTTGGTAGAATAATGCATTATTGGCCATAAAACCCCATTATCTCACACATTAAGTGAGTGTAGTTGTGATGAATATTACTGAAGAAACCCTTGTGTGAGTTTGGTcacctaattatttttattattatcatttgaATGTATATGTAATGAGTTTGCATGTAAACAAAACATGttggtatatatatgtatatatatatattattgatgGCTAAGAAATGGTGGAACTCATTGAATGTTTTGTTAGGAGGCAGAGAGTCGTTTAGGTTTCGAAGAAAGTCAGCATCGGATGCGTACGAGAAGACCAGCGAAGTTGGACCCAGAAGCAGCCCTCCTCCTCCTTACGACGTGtgagatatgatgatgatgatgatgatcacaAGATCATGTTTTGTAGTCCCAAATCAAACGGCTGAGAATGTTACTTACTATAAATATGTAGCTCTgtcgtgtgtgtgtgtgttttggAAGAGGTGGTTGTGTAATTTCTTACTTGTTCatgtaagatatatatatatatatatatatgatgatgatgatgatgatgtgagATATGTGCTGTTTGATGTAGCTATATCGATCGAGTGTAGGGTTGGTTATGTACGTACTTTTGTTAAATCATCTCTGTATATAGTGCGCCTTTTCTCGTTTTATTACTGGTTGTGGTTTTTTGTTTAGCTCTATATCATGAGTTATTTGAAGATGTGATATGATGATAATAATGGAAAATGCTATTTTCATTGTGATTTCTTGAATAATATTGCAGTGGACCATATTATTATTGATTTTAGAGAAACAAAAATAACGTGAATATTGGTATTGGTGGTGGTGGTTGTTATGGGGGGCTTCTCGGTGGTTTCCTAGTCATGTTAATAAATATGCtttatttttttctgtttttttttttgttattaagtGTTTTAAATTTGTTGTGAATTGACAAAATAATGTTGGAATTTGTGTTTTATTAGGGCTTCGAATTAAAGTGATTAATTAATGCTACATTGTTTAACTCTTCAatgcaatttaaattaaaaaattaatacatcAATTGTTAACAATCTAAACGGCGGAAATCAGTTCATTTtgttaatttataatataatctTTAAAGGGGAGACACATCTTGTCTACCACTTCtactatatttttttattactatAAACTTCTCTTTTATGATATCTGGCAATAGATTCTTTTTAGGGAATTTACTTATTTCATATCTTATATTTTTTGCAAAGTATATCgtttttgtattttcttttttcaataatatttatgtatagtacattgtattttaaaatcatatatatttaatactctaaactcagatttgataaatatgaccaaactgccatcagttatatataattaagtaattaaatttgaatttagaattcaTATAATTCAgagtagtttgattaaattgacaaaattttaacaattaaatttgATTTTAGGATACGAAATATATACAATTTCAAAGCACcagtatcaaatatgtacgatttcaaaatatagAATACCAAATAAGTattattgtaaacacaaggtACCAAAACGATATTTTACAAAAACACTAGATACTAAATGATTACCTACCATTCTTTTTAATCActttataaattaattttgttttcaaaatCATTATGTCTCGATGACTGtttcacaattttattttctttttcaaatgTAGTATTTTTATAAAATGATATgtattgaaaaaatattttataaattacttttaaaataagatatttttgttcctctatatttaaaatatgaaaaaagaAACCCATTATACTCTTCACTAATAGTTTAAAGAGAAATTATAAGAATTAAAAAGTATAAATTGTTTtgaaaatttaattaaatgtaAGATATTAGTAAAGGCCGGGAAAATAGATGGATGAATAACTTTAATTAAAATCATTCTAAACTTAAAACTATTACAAATGCAAGATAATAAATATGTGAAATTTAACAATATAGTGCATCACAAGTTTGAGATACATAATGTTGTTCGTGATTTAATCATTGGACACGTGACagtcattagagaagtaattaaACTCCTCGGAAGACAGTAAAACTCTGTAGAGCTTGCCTAGAGCTCCTCAGAGTGTAGTCTCCTCATAGTAAGTCGTGATCCATTTCCAAGTGTGGGCgcctccaagtgaggccacgtcccGAGGACCACCCTAGCAGTCCTCCCGTCTTCTTGACCCGATGGTTCTCCAGCTCTAGGAATTTTGTCCTCGGGGCCTGGAGAGAGCACCAGATGTCAGTCACTGCAGCCTTGGGCCACCACAAGAACGTCTTACAACTTTTTGGGTGTctcgagtagtggtgtcgagttcgtacactcgatAATTGACATTTCCCACAACACCGTCTGACACAGGAAACACATGCAACCATATTCTAACAGTGCCAGAGACGTGTCTCCCGTAAAGTTGGTGGGCTGCAACCTGCAAATTGGACCCTGTGCAATACGCACAGGCCCACAGTCTTAATTAGTACAGTCGAAGGTGTTAAGTAGCAATTAACTCCCCAAATAATGGAGGAATGTTTGTAATAAATGCTCATTAAGGATATCAA contains the following coding sequences:
- the LOC133790987 gene encoding dormancy-associated protein homolog 3 isoform X3, coding for MGLLDQLWDDTVAGPRPENGLGKLRKYSTFSFRSNSGKGSDGGNVRSYGEDQPEEPTRVTRSIMIVRPPGSLSGSPPVSPAGSTPPVSPFSGRESFRFRRKSASDAYEKTSEVGPRSSPPPPYDV
- the LOC133790987 gene encoding dormancy-associated protein homolog 3 isoform X2 → MGLLDQLWDDTVAGPRPENGLGKLRKYSTFSFRSNSGKGSDGGNVRSYGEDQPEEPTRVTRSIMIVRPPGSLSGSPPVSPAGSTPPVSPFSESRLGFEESQHRMRTRRPAKLDPEAALLLLTTCEI
- the LOC133790987 gene encoding dormancy-associated protein homolog 3 isoform X1 translates to MGLLDQLWDDTVAGPRPENGLGKLRKYSTFSFRSNSGKGSDGGNVRSYGEDQPEEPTRVTRSIMIVRPPGSLSGSPPVSPAGSTPPVSPFSGGRESFRFRRKSASDAYEKTSEVGPRSSPPPPYDV